One segment of Spodoptera frugiperda isolate SF20-4 chromosome 5, AGI-APGP_CSIRO_Sfru_2.0, whole genome shotgun sequence DNA contains the following:
- the LOC118271798 gene encoding L-asparaginase isoform X1: MNKKIHNRISITTSTPGGTYNDAVTSTESQRLQDGEPTREIAQPTYASRFWFFNYLKMCSFRLTNDLYISFMTYWYPDREILPAHIVNLMQVQSRLRAERESHAVTLSSSREQGEETSPVSLRNFFNALTYYVLSSEDEVGVHFTPRDLDFLGSDREPMFVLVDSSCISDPSSKELLIDNGFHARDTVLTKYLNNNGAPVDLPSTSTDLRNELVPPLLRGTDSSDEMQMIDINLQSDNELLIGDSDCDNDSIVISYLRNKDAFLDFEAYSDESLDAEIPSFPTSMRSLFDQEFVESHASLSVLSLFSNEDTNKYKKAIEFLHNDNDFLIAAEMGDEKMLQILLNRGANINDKDHLGRNALHLAVCSGNQDSVLLLLKAGVTVNIKDHLGMTPLSLCLMRRPSWRMASMLFDHGARLMPRLTPMDTGLFLQFVMMCIPTREEERILRLLVEKGAIVNDPDAPGGRQPLHFAAMSNNIRLINILVDLGADLYAVNHRNQTPKEVAATFNCREAFGLLEQFEELCSLIVDIDEEALVGSSSRSIIGDNVRFNN; encoded by the exons atgaataaaaagatCCACAATAGGATAAGTATTACAACGAGTACGCCAGGAGGGACTTACAACGACGCAGTTACATCCACTGAAAGCCAGCGACTGCAGGATGGAGAACCGACCAGGGAGATTGCGCAACCGACGTATGCATCACGGTTTTGGTTCTTTAATTACCTTAAAATGTGCTCCTTTCGATTAACAAACGACCTATACATATCGTTCATGACGTATTGGTACCCCGACCGCGAGATTTTACCGGCTCATATCGTGAATCTAATGCAAGTGCAAAGCAGGCTCCGCGCAGAACGCGAGTCGCACGCGGTCACTCTCAGCAG TTCCAGAGAACAAGGGGAGGAAACTTCGCCAGTTTCATTGAGAAACTTCTTCAACGCACTTACGTACTATGTTCTTTCCAGCGAAGATGAGGTGGGCGTCCACTTTACGCCTAGAGATCTCGATTTCCTTGGAAGTGACCGTGAGCCAATGTTCGTCCTTGTGGACTCAAGCTGCATCAGTGATCCAAGTTCTAAGGAACTGCTTATCGACAATGGGTTTCACGCCAGAGATACGGTTTTGACgaaatacctaaataacaaCGGTGCGCCTGTTGACTTGCCGTCAACCAGCACCGATCTCAGAAATGAATTGGTACCGCCGCTGCTGAGAGGAACCGATTCGTCTGATGAAATGCAAATGATAGACATTAACCTTCAAAGTGATAACGAACTATTGATTGGTGACTCTGACTGTGACAATGATTCCATAGTGATATCTTACTTGAGAAATAAGGATGCCTTTTTGGACTTCGAAG CGTATTCGGACGAATCTTTAGATGCCGAGATACCTTCCTTTCCAACATCAATGCGATCACTATTCGATCAAGAATTTGTTGAATCTCATGCCTCTTTATCAGtcttatcattattttcaaatgaagACACGAATAAGTACAAAAAGGCAATTGAATTCCTGCACAATGACAATGATTTCTTGATAGCTGCTGAAATGGGCGACGAAAAGATGTTACAGATATTACTaaa CCGAGGAGCTAATATAAACGACAAGGACCATTTGGGTCGCAATGCTCTGCACCTGGCTGTATGTTCGGGAAACCAAGACTCAGTCTTGTTGCTGTTAAAAGCTGGAGTGACTGTCAATATTAAAGACCATTTGGGCATGACACCGCTCTCCTTGTGCTTGATGAGaag GCCATCTTGGCGAATGGCGTCTATGTTATTCGACCATGGCGCTAGACTTATGCCAAGGTTAACTCCAATGGACACAGGATTATTCCTAC AATTTGTTATGATGTGTATTCCAACCAGAGAAGAAGAAAGAATACTACGTCTTCTCGTAGAGAAAGGTGCAATAGTGAATGACCCTGATGCACCGGGTGGGCGACAACCTTTACACTTTGCAGCCATGAGCAACAACATTCGGCTTATTAATATCCTAGTGGACTTAGGAGCCGATTTATATGCAGTCAATCACAGAAATCAAACACCTAAAGAAGTCGCAGCGACATTCAATTGTAGAGAAGCATTTGGTCTTTTGGAGCAATTCGAAGAGCTCTGCAGTTTAATTGTTGATATCGACGAAGAGGCTTTAGTGGGCTCAAGTTCACGAAGCATTATTGGGGATAATGTGAGGTTCAATAACTAA
- the LOC118271798 gene encoding L-asparaginase isoform X2, whose product MNKKIHNRISITTSTPGGTYNDAVTSTESQRLQDGEPTREIAQPTSREQGEETSPVSLRNFFNALTYYVLSSEDEVGVHFTPRDLDFLGSDREPMFVLVDSSCISDPSSKELLIDNGFHARDTVLTKYLNNNGAPVDLPSTSTDLRNELVPPLLRGTDSSDEMQMIDINLQSDNELLIGDSDCDNDSIVISYLRNKDAFLDFEAYSDESLDAEIPSFPTSMRSLFDQEFVESHASLSVLSLFSNEDTNKYKKAIEFLHNDNDFLIAAEMGDEKMLQILLNRGANINDKDHLGRNALHLAVCSGNQDSVLLLLKAGVTVNIKDHLGMTPLSLCLMRRPSWRMASMLFDHGARLMPRLTPMDTGLFLQFVMMCIPTREEERILRLLVEKGAIVNDPDAPGGRQPLHFAAMSNNIRLINILVDLGADLYAVNHRNQTPKEVAATFNCREAFGLLEQFEELCSLIVDIDEEALVGSSSRSIIGDNVRFNN is encoded by the exons atgaataaaaagatCCACAATAGGATAAGTATTACAACGAGTACGCCAGGAGGGACTTACAACGACGCAGTTACATCCACTGAAAGCCAGCGACTGCAGGATGGAGAACCGACCAGGGAGATTGCGCAACCGAC TTCCAGAGAACAAGGGGAGGAAACTTCGCCAGTTTCATTGAGAAACTTCTTCAACGCACTTACGTACTATGTTCTTTCCAGCGAAGATGAGGTGGGCGTCCACTTTACGCCTAGAGATCTCGATTTCCTTGGAAGTGACCGTGAGCCAATGTTCGTCCTTGTGGACTCAAGCTGCATCAGTGATCCAAGTTCTAAGGAACTGCTTATCGACAATGGGTTTCACGCCAGAGATACGGTTTTGACgaaatacctaaataacaaCGGTGCGCCTGTTGACTTGCCGTCAACCAGCACCGATCTCAGAAATGAATTGGTACCGCCGCTGCTGAGAGGAACCGATTCGTCTGATGAAATGCAAATGATAGACATTAACCTTCAAAGTGATAACGAACTATTGATTGGTGACTCTGACTGTGACAATGATTCCATAGTGATATCTTACTTGAGAAATAAGGATGCCTTTTTGGACTTCGAAG CGTATTCGGACGAATCTTTAGATGCCGAGATACCTTCCTTTCCAACATCAATGCGATCACTATTCGATCAAGAATTTGTTGAATCTCATGCCTCTTTATCAGtcttatcattattttcaaatgaagACACGAATAAGTACAAAAAGGCAATTGAATTCCTGCACAATGACAATGATTTCTTGATAGCTGCTGAAATGGGCGACGAAAAGATGTTACAGATATTACTaaa CCGAGGAGCTAATATAAACGACAAGGACCATTTGGGTCGCAATGCTCTGCACCTGGCTGTATGTTCGGGAAACCAAGACTCAGTCTTGTTGCTGTTAAAAGCTGGAGTGACTGTCAATATTAAAGACCATTTGGGCATGACACCGCTCTCCTTGTGCTTGATGAGaag GCCATCTTGGCGAATGGCGTCTATGTTATTCGACCATGGCGCTAGACTTATGCCAAGGTTAACTCCAATGGACACAGGATTATTCCTAC AATTTGTTATGATGTGTATTCCAACCAGAGAAGAAGAAAGAATACTACGTCTTCTCGTAGAGAAAGGTGCAATAGTGAATGACCCTGATGCACCGGGTGGGCGACAACCTTTACACTTTGCAGCCATGAGCAACAACATTCGGCTTATTAATATCCTAGTGGACTTAGGAGCCGATTTATATGCAGTCAATCACAGAAATCAAACACCTAAAGAAGTCGCAGCGACATTCAATTGTAGAGAAGCATTTGGTCTTTTGGAGCAATTCGAAGAGCTCTGCAGTTTAATTGTTGATATCGACGAAGAGGCTTTAGTGGGCTCAAGTTCACGAAGCATTATTGGGGATAATGTGAGGTTCAATAACTAA
- the LOC118271798 gene encoding L-asparaginase isoform X3 — translation MNKKIHNRISITTSTPGGTYNDAVTSTESQRLQDGEPTREIAQPTEDEVGVHFTPRDLDFLGSDREPMFVLVDSSCISDPSSKELLIDNGFHARDTVLTKYLNNNGAPVDLPSTSTDLRNELVPPLLRGTDSSDEMQMIDINLQSDNELLIGDSDCDNDSIVISYLRNKDAFLDFEAYSDESLDAEIPSFPTSMRSLFDQEFVESHASLSVLSLFSNEDTNKYKKAIEFLHNDNDFLIAAEMGDEKMLQILLNRGANINDKDHLGRNALHLAVCSGNQDSVLLLLKAGVTVNIKDHLGMTPLSLCLMRRPSWRMASMLFDHGARLMPRLTPMDTGLFLQFVMMCIPTREEERILRLLVEKGAIVNDPDAPGGRQPLHFAAMSNNIRLINILVDLGADLYAVNHRNQTPKEVAATFNCREAFGLLEQFEELCSLIVDIDEEALVGSSSRSIIGDNVRFNN, via the exons atgaataaaaagatCCACAATAGGATAAGTATTACAACGAGTACGCCAGGAGGGACTTACAACGACGCAGTTACATCCACTGAAAGCCAGCGACTGCAGGATGGAGAACCGACCAGGGAGATTGCGCAACCGAC CGAAGATGAGGTGGGCGTCCACTTTACGCCTAGAGATCTCGATTTCCTTGGAAGTGACCGTGAGCCAATGTTCGTCCTTGTGGACTCAAGCTGCATCAGTGATCCAAGTTCTAAGGAACTGCTTATCGACAATGGGTTTCACGCCAGAGATACGGTTTTGACgaaatacctaaataacaaCGGTGCGCCTGTTGACTTGCCGTCAACCAGCACCGATCTCAGAAATGAATTGGTACCGCCGCTGCTGAGAGGAACCGATTCGTCTGATGAAATGCAAATGATAGACATTAACCTTCAAAGTGATAACGAACTATTGATTGGTGACTCTGACTGTGACAATGATTCCATAGTGATATCTTACTTGAGAAATAAGGATGCCTTTTTGGACTTCGAAG CGTATTCGGACGAATCTTTAGATGCCGAGATACCTTCCTTTCCAACATCAATGCGATCACTATTCGATCAAGAATTTGTTGAATCTCATGCCTCTTTATCAGtcttatcattattttcaaatgaagACACGAATAAGTACAAAAAGGCAATTGAATTCCTGCACAATGACAATGATTTCTTGATAGCTGCTGAAATGGGCGACGAAAAGATGTTACAGATATTACTaaa CCGAGGAGCTAATATAAACGACAAGGACCATTTGGGTCGCAATGCTCTGCACCTGGCTGTATGTTCGGGAAACCAAGACTCAGTCTTGTTGCTGTTAAAAGCTGGAGTGACTGTCAATATTAAAGACCATTTGGGCATGACACCGCTCTCCTTGTGCTTGATGAGaag GCCATCTTGGCGAATGGCGTCTATGTTATTCGACCATGGCGCTAGACTTATGCCAAGGTTAACTCCAATGGACACAGGATTATTCCTAC AATTTGTTATGATGTGTATTCCAACCAGAGAAGAAGAAAGAATACTACGTCTTCTCGTAGAGAAAGGTGCAATAGTGAATGACCCTGATGCACCGGGTGGGCGACAACCTTTACACTTTGCAGCCATGAGCAACAACATTCGGCTTATTAATATCCTAGTGGACTTAGGAGCCGATTTATATGCAGTCAATCACAGAAATCAAACACCTAAAGAAGTCGCAGCGACATTCAATTGTAGAGAAGCATTTGGTCTTTTGGAGCAATTCGAAGAGCTCTGCAGTTTAATTGTTGATATCGACGAAGAGGCTTTAGTGGGCTCAAGTTCACGAAGCATTATTGGGGATAATGTGAGGTTCAATAACTAA
- the LOC118271799 gene encoding putative neuropeptide precursor protein isoform X1 — translation MLLFNLAAFFAVFLMGGAVPTPTNKDDGGPIGELPENWDQTKDDTQSLFLNKSDKNDLEPYPLALSEEGNSEGFEQGVDQRFDSPQPNGELDNLIMRPELYGEPPAMEGLATSYDSRRRKRGSGTKVGGAGAATKVATKSGSGKKNLKPEEHDALSPVDSMTHEHDAHRRKRGSGTKVGGAAASAKTATKNSGGNKKNFRPTSERRKRDSGLSAADVRALLNLWEAQERKKQEWNAQNQWVPERYYGVGHVNPEDEQPEVDENGDIWYSEPVVISPRERDYPRHSYFSEQNRMALAHGYPDMYQVGPAELAQRYEEARRKRQYANKMKRFMVARKRSDSMMNHQNSYRPRDDLYTLAELLRSAPRVQEQDIPVYRRLIL, via the exons atgttattatttaatttagccGCATTTTTTGCGGTTTTTCTGATGGGAGGTGCGGTGCCTACACCTACAAATAAAG atGATGGCGGCCCAATTGGTGAGCTTCCCGAGAATTGGGACCAGACAAAAGACGACACTCAATCGCTTTTCCTGAATAAGAGCGATAAAAATGACTTGGAGCCTTACCCGTTGGCTCTAAGCGAGGAAG GAAATTCCGAAGGATTCGAACAGGGCGTAGATCAGAGATTCGACTCCCCGCAACCCAACGGGGAGCTCGATAACTTGATCATGAGGCCGGAATTGTATGGTGAACCCCCAGCAATGGAAGGTTTGGCCACCAGCTACGACTCGCGCCGTCGCAAACGAGGAAGCGGAACTAAAGTCGGCGGCGCGGGGGCCGCTACTAAAGTAGCCACCAAATCTGGCTCGGGCAAGAAAAATCTGAA ACCGGAGGAGCACGATGCTCTCTCGCCCGTGGATTCGATGACTCACGAACACGACGCACACCGCCGAAAGCGCGGCAGTGGCACAAAGGTGGGCGGAGCGGCTGCCTCTGCCAAAACAGCCACCAAAAATTCCGGTGGAAATAAAAAGAACTTCAG GCCTACCTCAGAACGTCGCAAACGAGACTCTGGTCTCAGCGCAGCCGATGTCCGAGCTCTGCTCAACTTGTGGGAGGCACAGGAACGCAAGAAACAGGAATGGAATGCACAGAACCAATGGGTTCCAGAACGCTATTATGGAGTTGGACATGTAAATCCGGAAGACGAGCAGCCCGAGGTTGATGAGAATGGAGACATCTGGTACAGTGAACCCGTCGTCATCTCACCTCGTGAACGAGACTATCCTCGCCACTCATACTTCTCTGAACAAAACCGCATGGCCCTCGCTCATGGTTACCCCGACATGTATCAAGTTGGTCCGGCAGAGTTAGCACAACGGTATGAGGAGGCTCGTCGAAAGAGGCAATATGCTAACAAGATGAAGCGCTTCATGGTCGCCAGGAAGCGGTCGGACAGCATGATGAACCACCAGAACAGCTACAGGCCCCGCGACGACCTCTACACTCTGGCCGAGCTGCTGCGCTCGGCTCCGCGAGTACAAGAGCAAGACATTCCTGTCTATCGGCGACTGATACTGTAA
- the LOC118271799 gene encoding putative neuropeptide precursor protein isoform X2, translating to MLLFNLAAFFAVFLMGGAVPTPTNKGNSEGFEQGVDQRFDSPQPNGELDNLIMRPELYGEPPAMEGLATSYDSRRRKRGSGTKVGGAGAATKVATKSGSGKKNLKPEEHDALSPVDSMTHEHDAHRRKRGSGTKVGGAAASAKTATKNSGGNKKNFRPTSERRKRDSGLSAADVRALLNLWEAQERKKQEWNAQNQWVPERYYGVGHVNPEDEQPEVDENGDIWYSEPVVISPRERDYPRHSYFSEQNRMALAHGYPDMYQVGPAELAQRYEEARRKRQYANKMKRFMVARKRSDSMMNHQNSYRPRDDLYTLAELLRSAPRVQEQDIPVYRRLIL from the exons atgttattatttaatttagccGCATTTTTTGCGGTTTTTCTGATGGGAGGTGCGGTGCCTACACCTACAAATAAAG GAAATTCCGAAGGATTCGAACAGGGCGTAGATCAGAGATTCGACTCCCCGCAACCCAACGGGGAGCTCGATAACTTGATCATGAGGCCGGAATTGTATGGTGAACCCCCAGCAATGGAAGGTTTGGCCACCAGCTACGACTCGCGCCGTCGCAAACGAGGAAGCGGAACTAAAGTCGGCGGCGCGGGGGCCGCTACTAAAGTAGCCACCAAATCTGGCTCGGGCAAGAAAAATCTGAA ACCGGAGGAGCACGATGCTCTCTCGCCCGTGGATTCGATGACTCACGAACACGACGCACACCGCCGAAAGCGCGGCAGTGGCACAAAGGTGGGCGGAGCGGCTGCCTCTGCCAAAACAGCCACCAAAAATTCCGGTGGAAATAAAAAGAACTTCAG GCCTACCTCAGAACGTCGCAAACGAGACTCTGGTCTCAGCGCAGCCGATGTCCGAGCTCTGCTCAACTTGTGGGAGGCACAGGAACGCAAGAAACAGGAATGGAATGCACAGAACCAATGGGTTCCAGAACGCTATTATGGAGTTGGACATGTAAATCCGGAAGACGAGCAGCCCGAGGTTGATGAGAATGGAGACATCTGGTACAGTGAACCCGTCGTCATCTCACCTCGTGAACGAGACTATCCTCGCCACTCATACTTCTCTGAACAAAACCGCATGGCCCTCGCTCATGGTTACCCCGACATGTATCAAGTTGGTCCGGCAGAGTTAGCACAACGGTATGAGGAGGCTCGTCGAAAGAGGCAATATGCTAACAAGATGAAGCGCTTCATGGTCGCCAGGAAGCGGTCGGACAGCATGATGAACCACCAGAACAGCTACAGGCCCCGCGACGACCTCTACACTCTGGCCGAGCTGCTGCGCTCGGCTCCGCGAGTACAAGAGCAAGACATTCCTGTCTATCGGCGACTGATACTGTAA
- the LOC118271816 gene encoding peptidyl-prolyl cis-trans isomerase sig-7 yields the protein MAVVIETTLGDITVDLYLDQRPVTCLNFLKLCKMKYYNYNLFHTIRSGFIAQTGDPTGEGSGGQSIFGLLEGPDKRFFSGEKMPKIRHTGAGLLSMVGTGDMMIGSQFFFTLAPDLDSLDGIHCVIGEVTEGHDVLRKLNDVICDEGYRPYRDVRITHTVVLEDPFNDPHGLRAPSRSPSPSAERLKGGRIAPDEEIDETQGKSAAEIQEMIEEKEAKARATILEIVGDLPDADIAPPENVLFVCKLNPVTTDDDLEIIFSRFGKIVSCEVIRDKKTGDSLQYAFIEFDDKKSCEDAYFKMDNVLIDDRRIHVDFSQSVSKMKWLGKGRGVKYFNDEEALEREKGNNMKNDKPTHSRNKNDEHRNHDRHHHSNNKRHDDREKDREREHRSDRHSRRERESNHRVEERSHRKRSRSRSKRDRSRDDRNNHNNDNNVSRKSDRNNKEYNRNESSRHNNNRKRDGSPDNNISRNSNKNSKDHKHESNKKEYDRSRNNDHSVSRNSERSTREYKYDSDKHENDRSKVNHNDKNSSRNSDKNVKEYKQESQRNEYTRNRRNSDSEPRGRSSPARQRESEKSVEHKNRHENNDRNTERENNKLKRKSQEEPDTKSKRHKKDGQNIEPRTPTPTDTKKKQKTSTKNSSKKVKTKRVVKKKRKPSTSSDSSTESSSSSSTESSSSSEEDRKKKSLKRRKKKYSTSSTSSSDSTSSSSSSTESSSSSSSSSDDGKKKKSRKHSNKKKKL from the coding sequence ATGGCTGTTGTGATTGAAACAACTCTTGGTGACATTACGGTGGATTTATATCTAGATCAAAGACCCGTAACATGTTTGAATTTTCTAAAGTTGTGCAAGATGAAATACTACAACTACAACTTGTTCCATACGATCAGAAGTGGCTTCATAGCTCAGACCGGTGACCCAACAGGTGAAGGTTCTGGCGGACAGTCTATATTCGGTCTGCTGGAAGGACCAGACAAACGATTCTTTTCTGGTGAAAAAATGCCCAAGATTCGACACACAGGCGCAGGTTTGCTCTCAATGGTGGGCACCGGAGATATGATGATCGGTTCGCAGTTCTTCTTCACCTTGGCGCCTGATTTAGACTCCTTGGATGGCATTCACTGCGTTATCGGCGAGGTTACTGAGGGGCATGATGTGCTGAGGAAATTGAACGATGTTATATGTGACGAGGGCTACCGTCCGTATCGCGATGTACGTATAACACACACTGTAGTACTTGAAGATCCCTTCAATGATCCCCATGGACTGAGGGCCCCGTCAAGATCACCATCTCCAAGCGCTGAGCGTCTGAAGGGTGGTAGAATCGCTCCAGATGAGGAAATTGATGAAACACAAGGCAAGTCTGCAGCTGAAATACAGGAAATGATTGAAGAGAAAGAAGCTAAAGCTCGTGCAACTATTCTAGAAATTGTAGGTGACCTGCCAGATGCTGATATTGCTCCTCCTGAAAATGTTCTATTTGTTTGCAAACTAAATCCAGTTACTACTGATGATGACTTAGAGATTATATTCAGTAGATTTGGTAAAATTGTCAGCTGTGAGGTCATTAGAGATAAAAAAACTGGTGACTCTTTACAGTATGCTTTCATTGAATTTGATGATAAAAAATCTTGTGAAGATGCATATTTCAAAATGGATAATGTATTAATTGATGACAGAAGAATTCATGTAGATTTCTCTCAATCTGTGTCAAAGATGAAGTGGTTAGGCAAAGGCAGAGGTGTAAAGTATTTCAATGATGAAGAAGCTCTAGAAAGGGAAAAGGGAAACAATATGAAGAATGATAAGCCTACACATTCTAGAAACAAAAATGATGAACATAGGAATCATGATAGACATCATCACAGCAATAATAAAAGGCATGATGACCGTGAAAAAGATAGAGAAAGAGAACATAGATCAGACAGACATAGCAGACGTGAAAGAGAATCAAACCACAGGGTCGAAGAAAGGTCACATAGGAAGAGAAGTAGAAGCCGTTCAAAACGTGACCGATCGAGGGATGACAGAAATAATCATAACAATGACAATAATGTGTCAAGAAAATCTGATAGAAATAATAAGGAATATAATAGAAATGAGTCTAGCAGacacaataataatagaaaaagagATGGTTCTcctgataataatatttctcgCAATTCTAACAAAAACAGTAAAGATCATAAACATGAGTCTAATAAGAAAGAATATGACAGAAGTAGAAATAATGATCATAGTGTATCAAGAAATTCAGAGAGAAGCACAAGAGAGTACAAATATGACTCAGACAAACATGAAAATGATAGAAGTAAAGTAAACCATAATGATAAAAACTCTTCAAGGAATTCCGACAAAAATGTTAAAGAGTACAAACAAGAGTCACAAAGAAATGAATATACAAGAAATAGACGTAATTCTGATTCTGAACCAAGGGGAAGGTCTTCACCAGCCAGGCAAAGAGAGTCAGAAAAATCTGTAGAACATAAGAATAGGCATGAGAACAATGACAGAAATActgaaagagaaaataataaattaaaacgcaAAAGCCAAGAAGAACCAGACACCAAAAGTAAGAGGCATAAGAAAGATGGTCAGAATATTGAACCCAGAACTCCCACACCTACTGACACTAAGAAAAAACAGAAAACCTCAACCAAAAACAGCTCAAAGAAGGTCAAAACTAAAAGGGTTGTCAAAAAGAAACGTAAACCATCCACATCATCTGATAGCTCAACAGAATCAAGCTCTTCAAGTAGTACTGAATCTAGTTCATCAAGTGAAGAGGACCGTAAGAAAAAGTCTTTGAAAAGGAGAAAGAAGAAGTATTCCACCTCTAGCACTAGCAGTAGTGACAGCACATCCAGTTCATCATCAAGCACTGAGTCCAGTAGCTCCTCCAGCTCTAGCTCTGATgatggtaaaaagaaaaaaagtaggaaacattctaataaaaagaaaaagttatag